Proteins from a genomic interval of Oceanispirochaeta crateris:
- the hpf gene encoding ribosome hibernation-promoting factor, HPF/YfiA family, translated as MTVELKGVHFDVSDKTREYVDKKLKRLKHVEELIVDFHITLFRDPKGLYTASSDAHFRWGQNSHVKVEDRDLHKAIDIMFDKMEHKATKEKEKIQEHATEKPSI; from the coding sequence ATGACTGTAGAGCTTAAAGGTGTTCATTTTGATGTATCTGACAAAACAAGGGAGTATGTGGATAAAAAGCTGAAAAGGCTGAAACATGTGGAAGAACTGATTGTAGACTTCCATATCACTTTATTCAGAGACCCCAAGGGTCTGTATACTGCTTCATCAGACGCCCATTTTCGCTGGGGACAGAATAGCCATGTCAAGGTTGAAGATAGGGACCTGCATAAAGCAATCGATATTATGTTTGATAAAATGGAGCATAAAGCCACGAAGGAAAAAGAAAAAATTCAGGAACATGCTACTGAGAAACCTAGCATCTAG
- the hprK gene encoding HPr(Ser) kinase/phosphatase: MGKFTVLDLLDLDLHDYNALKLKCLAGRKGLVKTIDHMELNRPGLALTGFFKTFAPQRVQVFSAAEHEYLKEMEKKGDFSSVEKLFSFPIPFCVFCRDMTPADWFLAVAEKAGIPVLQTPLPSNEFSVRIIRTLGDILAPQEKQHAVLVEVFGMGVLIKGDSGVGKSETALELLERGHRLISDDSVLLKCLSGKIIMGYSDDRILGHHMEIRGLGIINVSQIFGVRGIRDRKQVQMVINLEEWDSSKNYDRLGTVDLTSDILGVKIPTFNIPVKPGRNIPVIIETAALNERLKHKGHYAAKEFNKNLIQMLESDNARKMYQDNYLTKQD, encoded by the coding sequence TTGGGTAAATTTACAGTCCTGGATCTTCTGGATCTGGATCTGCATGACTATAACGCGTTAAAACTCAAATGTCTTGCCGGAAGGAAAGGTCTGGTAAAAACAATTGATCATATGGAATTAAACCGACCAGGCTTGGCTTTGACTGGTTTTTTCAAAACCTTTGCTCCTCAGAGAGTTCAGGTTTTCAGTGCTGCCGAGCATGAATATTTAAAGGAAATGGAAAAAAAAGGAGACTTTTCTTCAGTGGAAAAGCTGTTTTCCTTCCCCATTCCCTTTTGTGTGTTTTGCCGGGATATGACACCTGCAGACTGGTTTCTTGCTGTGGCCGAAAAGGCCGGAATCCCGGTTCTTCAAACTCCGCTGCCATCCAATGAGTTCTCTGTCAGGATTATAAGAACCTTGGGGGATATTCTGGCCCCACAGGAAAAACAGCATGCCGTACTGGTTGAAGTATTCGGGATGGGAGTCCTTATAAAGGGAGATAGCGGCGTTGGGAAGAGTGAGACTGCTCTGGAGCTGCTGGAACGGGGGCATCGATTGATCTCAGACGATTCGGTCCTTTTAAAATGCCTCAGCGGAAAGATCATTATGGGTTACAGTGACGACCGTATTCTGGGGCATCATATGGAGATCCGGGGGTTGGGAATCATTAATGTCTCCCAGATTTTTGGAGTTCGGGGTATTCGTGACAGAAAGCAGGTACAGATGGTCATTAATCTGGAAGAATGGGATTCTTCAAAAAATTATGATCGACTTGGTACAGTGGATCTTACATCTGATATACTGGGAGTGAAGATCCCCACTTTTAATATCCCTGTCAAACCGGGCAGGAATATTCCGGTGATCATCGAAACCGCGGCATTAAATGAACGATTGAAACATAAAGGTCATTATGCGGCTAAAGAATTTAATAAAAATCTGATTCAGATGCTGGAAAGTGATAATGCCAGGAAGATGTATCAGGATAATTATCTTACTAAGCAGGATTAA
- a CDS encoding HPr family phosphocarrier protein: MVQKNTLVKNRAGLHARPAALIVQTASQFDSSVFIEMGTEKINAKSIMGILTMGAGYDTEVVITAEGPDEQGALDALLALFESRFEED, translated from the coding sequence ATGGTTCAGAAAAATACGCTAGTTAAAAATAGAGCAGGGTTGCATGCCAGACCGGCAGCTTTAATTGTGCAGACTGCCTCACAGTTTGATTCATCGGTTTTCATTGAAATGGGAACTGAAAAAATAAATGCCAAGTCCATTATGGGTATTCTGACAATGGGTGCCGGATATGATACCGAGGTGGTTATTACCGCCGAAGGTCCGGATGAGCAGGGAGCACTTGATGCGTTGTTGGCCCTTTTTGAAAGCAGGTTTGAAGAGGATTGA
- a CDS encoding sensor histidine kinase: MKFPALREFLQNSVMTVVLLYLLVIVLILVFSSSILGGMDQNTIGEDGISLILLLAIPLILIFSLGYSFIYVWRKVRTKHSTYRFRLRLVLLIFLIIFLVSLPQTVLSLRFVEMVFNRWFGPDVGIALDSGLEIALEYYSDLNRELVDIGNSPYFSLSVSRVSQSPERVWKELKSQFPLIEGVQLLSPDDLFVFGDPRLTYSRDDLELISPGLIPKRTVPDFSILGYMKEMQVSGIPYRVVLYRTIPREFDEHARNLTQVIEKFKQFEEYDQLFRIGLFLFYAIFLVPMLFLGFVVALVISQRMIKPFLGLEDATRRVAQGDYSYRLLSREKDDFSFLSDSFNSMVKELEVSRRETLQTEKVSAWQDIAQRLAHEIRNPLTPIRLYAQRVLARLDDDEIPQEVIRKGMNRILVEVDNLNSLLTEFREFARQKPPAMEDLNLRKFLYSIVEVLEESNPGVVFHMDDLQENLYIHADQGQIRQVFQNLISNALQAIDGDGVIILRADLVKKGYSVYCRIQVSDSGPGIPDEMQDKVFNPYFTTREDGTGLGLSIVERIIHDHKGRIWVESVPGEGTTFYLDLPYEELYGKDTDHR, from the coding sequence TTGAAATTCCCGGCGTTGAGAGAGTTCCTCCAAAATAGTGTGATGACTGTTGTTCTTCTCTACCTTCTTGTGATTGTTTTAATCCTCGTTTTTTCTTCCAGCATCCTGGGTGGAATGGACCAGAATACAATTGGTGAAGATGGTATTTCTCTTATCCTCTTACTGGCTATACCATTAATCCTTATTTTTTCCCTTGGATACAGTTTTATCTATGTCTGGCGCAAGGTGAGAACAAAGCACTCGACCTATCGCTTTAGGCTGCGTCTTGTCCTTTTGATATTTCTTATCATCTTTTTGGTATCCCTTCCCCAGACAGTCCTTTCCCTGCGTTTTGTCGAAATGGTTTTTAACAGATGGTTTGGTCCCGATGTGGGCATTGCCCTGGATAGTGGGCTGGAGATTGCCCTGGAATATTATTCTGATCTCAATAGGGAGTTGGTCGACATTGGAAACAGCCCCTATTTTTCCCTCTCCGTTTCCAGGGTCTCCCAGTCTCCCGAGAGAGTGTGGAAGGAGCTGAAGTCGCAGTTTCCCTTGATTGAAGGGGTTCAGCTTCTCTCTCCCGATGATTTGTTTGTCTTTGGAGATCCCAGGTTGACCTATTCGAGAGACGATTTAGAACTCATCAGTCCCGGTCTTATACCAAAGAGAACCGTTCCCGACTTTAGTATTCTTGGTTATATGAAGGAGATGCAGGTTAGTGGTATTCCCTACAGGGTTGTGCTTTATAGAACGATTCCCCGGGAATTCGATGAACACGCCCGGAATTTGACCCAGGTTATCGAAAAATTCAAACAGTTTGAAGAGTATGATCAACTTTTCAGGATCGGTCTCTTTCTGTTTTATGCTATATTTCTTGTTCCCATGCTCTTTTTGGGATTTGTTGTGGCCTTGGTGATTAGTCAACGTATGATCAAGCCATTTCTGGGATTGGAAGATGCAACAAGGCGGGTTGCCCAGGGAGATTATTCCTACAGACTCTTGAGCCGGGAGAAGGATGATTTTTCCTTCCTCTCGGATTCCTTCAATTCCATGGTGAAAGAGCTTGAAGTTTCCCGCCGGGAAACCCTACAAACAGAAAAGGTTTCGGCCTGGCAGGATATTGCCCAGAGACTGGCTCATGAGATTCGGAATCCACTGACTCCTATCAGGTTATATGCCCAGAGAGTACTGGCCAGACTGGACGATGATGAAATCCCACAAGAGGTCATTCGTAAAGGAATGAATCGGATCCTTGTTGAGGTTGATAATTTGAACAGCCTCCTCACGGAATTTCGTGAATTTGCGAGGCAAAAGCCCCCTGCGATGGAAGATCTGAATCTCAGAAAGTTTCTTTATTCTATCGTTGAGGTTCTTGAAGAATCAAATCCTGGAGTCGTTTTTCATATGGATGACCTTCAGGAAAACCTTTATATTCATGCGGATCAGGGACAGATCAGGCAGGTATTTCAGAATCTAATATCCAATGCTCTGCAGGCTATTGATGGAGATGGAGTCATCATATTAAGAGCAGATCTTGTGAAGAAGGGTTATTCTGTTTACTGTAGGATACAGGTTTCTGATTCTGGCCCCGGAATCCCCGATGAGATGCAGGATAAAGTTTTTAATCCCTATTTTACGACAAGAGAAGATGGTACAGGCCTGGGCCTTTCCATAGTAGAAAGGATCATTCACGATCATAAAGGCCGTATCTGGGTTGAGTCTGTGCCGGGAGAGGGGACTACATTTTACCTGGATCTTCCTTATGAGGAGTTGTATGGAAAAGATACTGATCATAGATGA
- a CDS encoding sigma-54-dependent transcriptional regulator codes for MEKILIIDDEPSVREVLNDILSDEGYEILEAPDGVEGLRMMKTEPVDLVFLDIWLPKMGGIDVLKVIREEYPVVSVLIISGHANVDLAVKAIKMGAFDFLEKPLDMTRVLTLSRNALELEKLRKENRSLKTTAVPDDQMVGESAEIRQIRDIIKQSADSEARVMILGDNGTGKELVARALHNNSSRRHEPFIEVNCAAIPENLIESELFGHEKGSFTGAARLKKGKFELADGGTLFLDEVADMSLGAQAKVLRAIQEMKFDRIGGTEQVSVDVRVISATNKDIMREIEDGRFREDLYFRLNVVPIHVPSLNERVEDIPLLVKHFMKLFTPAGQNPRSISAEGLEEMTHFPWSGNIRELKNFIERISIMSEGDIISRESVMEFLGEQKRSRKSPLLEKFGNMKLNEARDEFEQILLQDRLETNGYNISKTAQDLGIYPSNLHSKIKKYGLEIIK; via the coding sequence ATGGAAAAGATACTGATCATAGATGATGAACCCTCTGTCAGAGAAGTTCTAAATGATATACTGAGTGATGAAGGGTATGAAATCCTGGAAGCTCCCGACGGTGTTGAAGGTCTTCGGATGATGAAGACCGAACCAGTGGATCTTGTTTTTCTGGATATTTGGTTGCCCAAGATGGGTGGAATCGATGTGCTGAAAGTCATACGCGAAGAGTATCCTGTTGTTTCAGTTCTTATCATATCCGGACATGCCAATGTCGATCTGGCTGTTAAAGCCATCAAAATGGGAGCCTTTGATTTTCTAGAAAAGCCCTTGGATATGACCCGGGTTCTCACGCTGAGTAGAAATGCTCTGGAACTTGAAAAACTGAGAAAAGAGAACCGTTCTCTAAAAACCACAGCTGTGCCTGATGATCAGATGGTCGGAGAAAGTGCCGAAATCAGACAGATCCGGGACATTATTAAACAGAGTGCCGATTCAGAGGCCAGAGTCATGATTCTGGGGGACAATGGTACGGGAAAAGAGCTGGTGGCCCGGGCTCTCCATAACAACAGTTCCCGGAGGCATGAACCCTTTATAGAAGTCAATTGTGCGGCGATACCCGAAAATCTGATTGAGAGTGAACTCTTTGGTCATGAAAAGGGCTCCTTTACCGGTGCCGCCAGATTAAAAAAAGGAAAGTTTGAGCTGGCAGACGGCGGAACTCTTTTTCTGGATGAAGTTGCCGATATGTCTCTGGGAGCTCAGGCTAAGGTGTTACGTGCCATCCAGGAGATGAAATTCGATCGAATTGGCGGAACAGAACAGGTTTCAGTGGATGTCCGTGTCATCTCTGCTACCAATAAAGATATCATGAGAGAGATCGAGGACGGCCGCTTCAGGGAAGACCTCTATTTCAGGCTCAATGTTGTTCCTATCCATGTTCCTTCCCTCAATGAGAGGGTTGAGGACATCCCTCTGCTTGTGAAGCATTTTATGAAGCTCTTTACACCGGCTGGCCAGAACCCCCGAAGTATTTCTGCCGAAGGCCTGGAAGAAATGACCCACTTCCCCTGGTCTGGAAATATACGGGAATTGAAAAATTTTATTGAAAGAATTAGTATCATGTCGGAAGGGGACATCATATCCAGAGAATCGGTGATGGAGTTTCTGGGAGAACAGAAGAGATCCCGAAAGTCGCCTCTTCTTGAAAAATTCGGAAATATGAAGCTCAATGAAGCCCGTGATGAGTTTGAACAGATCTTGCTACAGGACAGGTTGGAGACAAACGGGTATAATATATCCAAAACTGCTCAGGATCTTGGAATCTATCCCAGTAACCTGCACAGTAAGATAAAAAAATATGGTCTGGAAATAATAAAATGA
- the lexA gene encoding transcriptional repressor LexA, which yields MKTLTKRQGEILDFIRTYIQENQYPPSIREIGRNFSISVKGAYDHVKALEKKEVIAISHNKSRAITLTPEVEESEEHRKIPILGRVAAGLPLFAEENHDGFVSLPADVLKQGNLFALRVQGESMTGAGILDGDLAVFIQQPLADNGEIIVAMVDDAVTLKRFYKEKNRVRLQAENPAYPSIFTQDVRILGKLITIIRQYG from the coding sequence ATGAAAACTTTGACAAAACGACAGGGTGAGATTCTGGATTTTATCCGGACGTATATCCAAGAGAATCAATATCCTCCCTCTATCCGGGAAATCGGAAGAAATTTCAGTATTTCTGTCAAAGGAGCCTATGACCATGTGAAGGCCCTGGAGAAAAAAGAAGTCATTGCCATCAGTCATAATAAATCTAGGGCTATAACGCTGACTCCGGAAGTAGAGGAAAGTGAAGAACATAGGAAAATCCCGATTCTGGGAAGAGTCGCCGCCGGTCTTCCGCTTTTTGCAGAAGAGAACCATGATGGATTCGTCTCTCTCCCCGCCGATGTGTTAAAACAGGGAAATCTATTTGCCCTGAGGGTTCAGGGTGAGAGTATGACCGGAGCGGGTATCCTGGATGGGGATCTGGCTGTATTCATTCAGCAGCCTCTGGCTGATAATGGCGAAATTATTGTGGCAATGGTTGATGATGCGGTCACTCTGAAACGCTTTTATAAAGAGAAAAATAGGGTTCGTCTCCAGGCTGAAAATCCGGCTTATCCTTCTATCTTTACTCAAGATGTCAGAATCCTTGGAAAATTAATTACAATCATTAGGCAATATGGCTGA